The DNA window GTGCATATCAATGCCGGGATCGCGGGTCTGATGGCCGCCTTGGTGCTTGGGCCGCGCAAGGGTTATCCCACGACCGCTATGCCGCCGCATAACCTGGGGCTGACGGTCGCTGGGGCCTCGATGCTCTGGGTCGGTTGGTTTGGGTTCAATGCCGGCTCTGAGCTGGCCGCCGACCAGATCGCCGGGATGGCGCTGACGGTCACCCAGTTGGCTACCGCCTCGGCGGCCCTGACCTGGATGTTTGCCGAGTGGGTCAGCCATGGCAAGCCATCGGTGCTTGGGATCGCCACCGGGGCCGTGGCCGGTCTGGTGGCCATCACCCCGGCCTCTGGTACCGCTGGAC is part of the Thermodesulfobacteriota bacterium genome and encodes:
- a CDS encoding ammonia channel protein, translating into VHINAGIAGLMAALVLGPRKGYPTTAMPPHNLGLTVAGASMLWVGWFGFNAGSELAADQIAGMALTVTQLATASAALTWMFAEWVSHGKPSVLGIATGAVAGLVAITPASGTAGPLGAVVIGFAGSLLAFIASTKIKRKLGYDDALDVWGVHGVAGIVGALLTGVFASPALGGAGFAPGIESMGVQVLIQFISVVATLIYGGLLS